From Leptospira fletcheri, a single genomic window includes:
- the lsa14 gene encoding adhesin Lsa14 has protein sequence MFGSFFSNFIRHSVLFLLFSWLSACSGTNVLTLVSADSSTHPFQGDANPLQSVFRGEWIYRKQRETSGFFPGGDTRKESVVCSHSIFSLVGWGDSSLEEAFRKEPIQKIAYVEYSQETWLSGILYHSFCTRIVGE, from the coding sequence ATGTTCGGATCCTTTTTTTCGAATTTCATCCGGCATTCCGTTTTGTTTTTGCTTTTCAGTTGGTTGTCCGCCTGCTCGGGTACGAATGTTCTCACGTTAGTCAGTGCGGATTCCTCCACTCATCCTTTCCAAGGGGATGCGAATCCTTTGCAGAGCGTCTTCCGGGGGGAATGGATCTATCGGAAACAAAGGGAGACGAGCGGATTTTTTCCCGGAGGAGATACGAGAAAGGAATCCGTAGTCTGCTCGCATAGTATTTTCTCTCTGGTCGGGTGGGGGGACTCTTCCTTGGAAGAAGCTTTCCGAAAAGAACCGATTCAAAAAATTGCATATGTAGAATATTCCCAAGAAACTTGGTTGTCGGGGATTCTGTATCATTCCTTTTGCACTAGGATCGTGGGAGAATGA
- a CDS encoding saccharopine dehydrogenase family protein: MTQGWLLYGANGYTGELIARRAVSRGMKPVLAGRNSPKIESLAKELRLEYRIFDLEDPNEVRMNIRSFALVLHCAGPFVTTSVPMAQACIAEKVHYLDLTGEIPVFQALFGMNALAEEAGILLLPGVGFDIVPTDCVAAALKRRLSSAESLELAFVGMNQVSPGTAKSALAQLPYGSKMRRNGELVGVPHLSSKLELSLNGKNYSLYGIPWGDVFTAAISTGIQNVQVFTEISKGQVRAMKFLRPFLFLLKLGPVLNVLQALLGSLITGPGEETRNNVRAKVWGRVKSPGGKTEILLLECKEGYEFTIESSLAAVKKVLNRKGGKGFRTPSLAFGPDFILEIAGSKWDFVSEGI; encoded by the coding sequence ATGACACAAGGCTGGCTTTTGTACGGAGCGAACGGGTATACGGGAGAGCTAATCGCAAGGAGAGCGGTTTCCCGGGGAATGAAGCCGGTATTGGCGGGGCGCAACTCGCCTAAAATCGAATCCTTAGCCAAAGAACTCCGTTTGGAATACAGGATTTTCGATTTGGAAGATCCGAACGAAGTTCGGATGAACATTCGTTCATTCGCCCTGGTATTGCATTGTGCGGGTCCCTTCGTGACCACATCCGTTCCGATGGCTCAGGCTTGCATTGCGGAGAAGGTCCACTATCTGGATCTTACGGGGGAAATTCCGGTCTTTCAAGCTCTGTTCGGAATGAATGCACTTGCGGAAGAAGCGGGAATTTTATTACTTCCCGGTGTGGGATTCGATATTGTTCCCACGGATTGCGTCGCTGCGGCCTTAAAGAGGAGGCTATCTTCCGCCGAGAGTTTGGAGTTGGCGTTTGTCGGGATGAATCAGGTTTCTCCCGGAACCGCAAAAAGCGCCCTAGCCCAGCTTCCTTACGGATCCAAGATGAGGCGAAACGGGGAATTGGTGGGCGTTCCTCATTTGAGCTCGAAGCTCGAACTTTCTCTGAATGGGAAAAATTATTCGCTCTACGGAATTCCCTGGGGAGACGTATTTACGGCGGCCATATCGACCGGAATCCAGAACGTTCAGGTCTTTACGGAAATTTCCAAGGGACAAGTCCGAGCGATGAAGTTTCTGAGGCCGTTTTTGTTTTTGTTGAAACTCGGGCCGGTTCTGAACGTATTGCAGGCTCTCTTAGGTTCGCTCATAACAGGACCGGGAGAAGAAACAAGGAATAACGTGCGCGCGAAAGTTTGGGGAAGAGTAAAGTCTCCGGGAGGGAAAACAGAGATTCTGCTATTGGAATGCAAGGAAGGTTACGAATTTACGATCGAGTCTTCCTTGGCAGCGGTAAAGAAAGTTCTGAATCGAAAAGGAGGAAAAGGTTTTCGTACTCCGAGTCTCGCTTTCGGTCCGGATTTTATTTTGGAGATTGCAGGGTCCAAATGGGACTTCGTTTCGGAAGGCATTTAA
- a CDS encoding sterol desaturase family protein: MEKINLITIAIPFFFLLIGLELGFSWYKKRELYRLNDSINDLSAGVSNQIFVILFKAITFAAYIWVYENWRIVDLPSWPSDRVSWMPTADFLGLSSQAWSWIVVLAIWISCFLLYDFAYYWNHRLSHEVNFLWAGHVVHHQSEEYNLTVALRQASFHMLFSWVFYVPLALLGFSPIVLLLNGELNLIYQFWIHTKAVDKLPSWFEAVFNTPSHHRVHHGINPKYIDKNHGGTLIVFDKWFGTFQKEEEIPVYGTVKPLRSFNPIWANLHYWWEMLEISWKAPRWSDKIRIFFAMPGWRPAELGGQFPIPEVNSSTFKKYDVSLPGGLTAYSLVWFAATVIGTFAMLVKIASIPVNVQYTIFFLGLVSLLTIGGILDLKRWTLFAEPLRLAALVATAFIFGFDQAGLAVVIGSCGFSLVWLLYYRQYFSSWKDIDPAKEIRGRTA, from the coding sequence ATGGAAAAAATAAACCTGATAACGATCGCCATCCCTTTCTTCTTTCTGCTCATCGGTTTAGAGCTGGGTTTTTCGTGGTACAAGAAAAGAGAATTGTACCGACTCAACGACTCGATCAACGATCTGAGCGCGGGTGTCTCGAACCAAATCTTTGTAATCCTATTCAAAGCGATCACATTCGCCGCGTATATCTGGGTATACGAAAACTGGAGGATCGTGGATCTTCCTTCGTGGCCCAGCGATCGGGTTTCCTGGATGCCGACCGCCGACTTTTTGGGACTCTCTTCCCAAGCCTGGTCTTGGATTGTGGTACTCGCCATCTGGATCTCCTGCTTTCTGTTATACGACTTCGCTTATTATTGGAATCATAGGCTCAGTCACGAGGTGAACTTCCTTTGGGCGGGGCACGTCGTCCATCACCAAAGCGAAGAATACAATCTTACGGTGGCTCTCAGGCAGGCCAGCTTTCACATGCTTTTCTCCTGGGTATTTTACGTCCCTCTCGCATTGCTGGGATTTTCACCCATCGTATTACTCCTGAACGGTGAATTGAATCTAATCTACCAATTCTGGATCCATACCAAAGCGGTGGATAAACTTCCTTCCTGGTTCGAAGCCGTCTTTAACACCCCGTCCCATCACAGGGTCCACCACGGAATCAATCCGAAATACATAGACAAGAATCACGGTGGAACCTTGATCGTATTCGACAAATGGTTCGGTACTTTCCAAAAAGAGGAAGAGATCCCTGTGTATGGAACGGTAAAACCCCTACGCAGCTTCAATCCGATTTGGGCCAACCTCCATTATTGGTGGGAAATGCTGGAAATTTCCTGGAAGGCCCCGCGTTGGTCGGACAAGATCCGGATCTTTTTCGCCATGCCGGGCTGGAGACCCGCCGAGCTGGGAGGTCAATTCCCTATCCCGGAAGTGAATTCTAGTACATTCAAAAAATATGATGTATCACTCCCCGGTGGACTGACGGCATATTCGCTTGTATGGTTTGCGGCCACCGTGATCGGAACCTTTGCCATGCTGGTAAAAATCGCCTCTATTCCGGTAAACGTGCAGTACACGATCTTTTTCCTGGGCCTCGTTTCCCTATTGACGATCGGCGGAATCCTGGACCTGAAACGATGGACCCTATTTGCCGAACCCCTCAGATTGGCGGCATTGGTCGCAACAGCTTTCATTTTCGGATTCGACCAGGCAGGATTGGCCGTCGTCATAGGCTCTTGCGGATTTTCTCTCGTCTGGCTTTTGTACTACAGGCAATATTTTTCCTCCTGGAAAGACATCGATCCGGCAAAAGAAATCCGAGGCCGAACGGCTTAA
- a CDS encoding ABC transporter substrate-binding protein yields MKQIRILLVTFLLLGNVSVFSEEAPQTPSAETPTASPEEQSLSTVKKLVGFIRFKKNDKALALIHVGRFSELLVGNHKITPAERKDFEEAVGEYISNKAFPIAVQYFDKIDITYEKPILKDKKIRIGSSILYKGSDQIAFAWILSEIDGSWYITDFETEGKLATDINRTKNIEPSLKKNGVKETILLVRKAAKS; encoded by the coding sequence GTGAAACAGATTCGTATCCTTCTTGTCACTTTCCTTCTACTCGGTAACGTTTCCGTTTTTTCGGAAGAAGCTCCTCAGACTCCTTCTGCGGAAACGCCGACCGCTTCTCCGGAAGAACAATCCTTATCGACGGTGAAAAAATTGGTCGGCTTCATCCGTTTTAAGAAAAACGACAAGGCATTAGCCCTCATCCACGTCGGCCGTTTTTCCGAACTGCTAGTCGGAAACCACAAAATCACTCCGGCAGAAAGGAAGGACTTCGAAGAAGCCGTAGGAGAATACATCTCAAACAAGGCCTTTCCGATCGCCGTTCAGTATTTCGACAAGATCGATATCACGTATGAAAAACCGATCCTAAAGGATAAGAAAATCCGGATCGGATCCTCCATTTTATACAAAGGCTCCGATCAGATCGCTTTCGCATGGATCCTATCCGAGATAGACGGAAGTTGGTACATTACGGATTTTGAAACGGAAGGAAAGTTGGCCACGGATATCAATCGTACTAAAAACATAGAACCTTCCCTGAAAAAAAACGGAGTCAAAGAAACGATCCTCTTAGTTCGTAAAGCGGCAAAAAGCTGA
- the lsa14 gene encoding adhesin Lsa14, whose protein sequence is MKLGFFIFRILILFSTLLSAGCSGWNLLSAGSPRIETHPIRGGSNPLQSLTRGGILFFETSSWTGDRSQADPILFGESCAYSLFGVFASGDASIDSSVRKGGISEVAFVEYDQIAVLGGFVYQSFCTIAWGKKNSVRVEGKAR, encoded by the coding sequence ATGAAACTTGGATTTTTTATTTTCCGAATCCTGATTCTTTTCTCAACGCTTTTGTCTGCGGGTTGTTCCGGCTGGAATCTATTGAGTGCGGGGTCTCCCAGAATCGAGACTCATCCGATCCGAGGCGGAAGTAATCCGTTGCAGTCTTTGACGAGAGGGGGAATTCTCTTTTTCGAGACCAGCTCCTGGACGGGAGATCGTTCCCAGGCGGATCCGATTTTGTTCGGGGAATCCTGCGCATACAGCCTTTTCGGAGTCTTTGCCTCCGGAGATGCGAGCATTGATTCTTCCGTCCGCAAGGGAGGAATCTCGGAGGTCGCTTTTGTGGAATACGACCAAATTGCTGTTTTGGGAGGCTTTGTGTACCAATCATTTTGTACCATCGCATGGGGAAAAAAGAATTCCGTAAGAGTGGAAGGGAAGGCTCGATGA
- a CDS encoding TIGR04283 family arsenosugar biosynthesis glycosyltransferase — protein MENEFLRKKKISVIVPVWNEEKYLPVLLEALDASLKSDPNLEVLVVDGGSTDRTGEIAANHGVKLLKSEIRSRSVQCNTGAIAATGDILLFLHADCMPPFDFPDQIRKNTDRKIRSGCFRIRYESGNLWLRWNAKYKDWDWSLLRFGDQGLFMDASLFRECGGYKKEWKVMEDAEIVRRIRRLASFKILDSSITVSPRKFYEIGTMRLQFSYLVCSLLFLAGMRPQCLEKAYRILVGSEKKSSRFH, from the coding sequence TTGGAGAACGAATTCCTAAGAAAGAAGAAAATCTCGGTCATCGTTCCTGTCTGGAACGAAGAAAAATATCTTCCTGTGCTTTTGGAAGCATTGGACGCTTCTCTCAAATCGGATCCGAATTTGGAAGTTCTCGTCGTGGACGGAGGCAGCACGGATCGGACCGGAGAAATCGCCGCAAATCACGGAGTAAAACTTCTCAAGTCCGAAATCAGGAGCCGCTCCGTCCAATGCAATACGGGTGCGATCGCCGCAACGGGAGATATTTTACTTTTCCTGCATGCGGATTGCATGCCTCCTTTCGACTTTCCGGATCAGATCAGAAAGAATACCGACCGCAAAATCAGATCCGGTTGCTTTCGGATCCGTTACGAATCGGGAAATCTGTGGCTACGTTGGAATGCGAAGTACAAGGATTGGGATTGGAGTCTTCTTCGTTTCGGAGACCAGGGACTTTTTATGGATGCCTCCTTGTTTCGAGAATGCGGAGGATACAAAAAAGAATGGAAGGTCATGGAAGATGCTGAGATCGTTCGAAGAATCCGCAGGTTGGCTTCCTTCAAAATTCTGGACTCGAGTATAACCGTTTCCCCTCGCAAATTTTACGAAATCGGAACGATGAGATTGCAATTCTCTTACTTGGTCTGCTCTCTCTTATTTTTGGCGGGAATGAGACCCCAGTGTTTGGAAAAAGCGTATCGAATTCTTGTCGGCTCCGAAAAGAAATCCTCCCGCTTTCATTAG
- a CDS encoding TIGR04282 family arsenosugar biosynthesis glycosyltransferase has protein sequence MENSILHIFLKNPVLGKVKTRLARDIGDAAALEVYLDLVETTRSVVKKIPVAKTLWFDTFLPEKKDLGDWGSGEVSLRIQEGQDLGEKMRNSFLDSFKRGCTSSVLIGSDCPELQEVHLREAFRLLEEDEVVFGPALDGGYYLIGLKEDFPDLFREIPWSSESVFAESRKRTESAGKRIGLLEALSDLDDLKDLKEAQAKGLKIWRTNS, from the coding sequence ATGGAAAATTCGATCCTTCATATTTTCTTAAAAAACCCCGTGCTAGGGAAGGTAAAAACCAGGCTGGCTCGTGACATCGGCGATGCGGCAGCCCTCGAAGTGTATCTAGACTTGGTGGAAACGACCCGATCCGTCGTAAAAAAAATCCCCGTTGCAAAAACGCTTTGGTTCGATACCTTTCTACCGGAAAAAAAGGATCTAGGGGATTGGGGTTCCGGCGAAGTGTCCCTCCGCATCCAGGAAGGACAGGATCTCGGGGAGAAAATGAGAAATTCCTTTTTGGATTCCTTTAAAAGAGGATGTACTTCCTCCGTTCTGATCGGAAGCGATTGCCCCGAATTGCAGGAAGTCCATCTTCGGGAAGCCTTCCGTTTGCTCGAAGAGGACGAAGTCGTTTTCGGTCCCGCTCTGGACGGAGGCTACTATTTGATCGGTCTGAAGGAGGATTTCCCGGATCTTTTTCGAGAGATCCCTTGGAGCAGCGAAAGTGTTTTTGCCGAAAGCAGGAAAAGAACGGAGTCCGCCGGAAAGAGAATCGGTCTCCTTGAGGCCCTCTCCGATTTAGACGATTTAAAGGACCTGAAAGAAGCCCAAGCGAAAGGATTGAAAATTTGGAGAACGAATTCCTAA